A section of the Leminorella richardii genome encodes:
- the radC gene encoding RadC family protein: MKEKDLSMWEGGCAPREKLLAYGASALSDKELLAIFLKTGRPGLHVLEFATQILKEFGSLHGLMSADYSRFCQVPGLGLARFSQLQATVELSRRFLGHQIKAMCPISNPTLTFDYLKNLLSHREREVFVVIFLDNQNQVLYHKEMFSGTLNSVEVHPREIVREALKSNAAAVILAHNHPSGRAEPSQADRLVTQRIQDACSIVDVRVLDHVVVGKGEYVSFAERAWI, encoded by the coding sequence ATGAAAGAAAAAGATCTATCGATGTGGGAAGGCGGCTGTGCCCCTAGGGAAAAGCTGCTGGCGTACGGTGCTAGCGCGCTTTCTGACAAAGAGCTGCTGGCGATTTTTTTAAAAACCGGCAGGCCGGGTCTACACGTGCTGGAATTTGCTACGCAAATATTGAAAGAGTTTGGTTCGCTTCACGGACTGATGTCGGCGGACTATAGCCGCTTTTGTCAGGTGCCCGGGTTGGGGCTGGCACGATTTTCACAGCTGCAGGCGACAGTAGAGCTTTCCCGCCGCTTTCTTGGCCACCAGATAAAGGCAATGTGTCCGATAAGTAATCCAACACTGACCTTTGACTATTTGAAGAATCTGCTGTCGCATCGTGAACGGGAAGTGTTTGTGGTAATTTTTTTGGATAATCAGAATCAGGTGCTTTACCATAAAGAAATGTTTAGCGGTACGTTAAACAGCGTTGAAGTGCATCCCAGAGAAATTGTCCGCGAGGCGTTGAAATCCAACGCGGCGGCAGTCATTCTCGCGCACAATCACCCGTCCGGCAGGGCCGAACCCAGTCAGGCCGATCGGCTTGTTACGCAGCGGATACAGGATGCCTGTTCTATTGTTGACGTCCGGGTGCTTGACCACGTCGTGGTAGGGAAGGGTGAGTATGTATCTTTTGCTGAACGGGCTTGGATTTAG
- the rpmG gene encoding 50S ribosomal protein L33 — translation MAKGIREKIKLVSSAGTGHYYTTTKNKRTKPEKLELKKYDPVVRQHVVYKEAKIK, via the coding sequence ATGGCTAAAGGTATTCGCGAGAAGATCAAGCTGGTTTCTTCAGCTGGTACAGGTCACTACTATACCACCACGAAGAACAAGCGCACTAAGCCGGAAAAACTGGAACTGAAAAAGTACGATCCAGTTGTCCGTCAGCACGTTGTTTATAAAGAAGCCAAAATTAAGTAA
- the rpmB gene encoding 50S ribosomal protein L28, giving the protein MSRVCQVTGKRPVSGNNRSHAMNATKRRFLPNLHSHRFWVESEKRFVTLRVSAKGMRVIDKKGIDSVLADLRARGEKY; this is encoded by the coding sequence ATGTCACGAGTCTGCCAAGTTACCGGCAAGCGCCCTGTTAGCGGAAACAATCGCTCTCACGCGATGAACGCCACTAAGCGTCGCTTCCTGCCTAACCTGCACTCTCACCGTTTTTGGGTTGAGAGCGAAAAGCGTTTTGTAACCTTACGTGTATCTGCTAAAGGTATGCGTGTTATTGATAAGAAGGGTATTGATTCGGTGTTAGCCGATCTCCGTGCCCGCGGTGAGAAGTATTAA
- the coaBC gene encoding bifunctional phosphopantothenoylcysteine decarboxylase/phosphopantothenate--cysteine ligase CoaBC — MAALNGKKIVLGISGGIAAYKSPEIVRRLRDRGADVRVVMTEAAKAFITPLTLQAVSGHPVADDLLDPAAEAAMGHIELGKWADLILLAPATADLLARLAAGMANDLVTTLCLASAAPIAVAPAMNQQMYRAVATQANLKTLSARGVHILEPDSGAQACGDIGPGRMPDPLDLIARCEALLSKSADLAHLSILLTAGPTREALDPVRFITNHSSGKMGYAIARAAAARGAHVTLISGPVELAPPPNVTVVNVTSALEMRDAVMSRAAGENIFIACAAVADYRAQQIADEKIKKQGDELTLKMIKNPDIVAEVAAMASGRPFVVGFAAETQNVEEYARSKLVRKNLDLICANDVSRPGQGFNSDSNALHLYWSNGETRLPLSDKSLLGQKLMDEIVKRYEEKN, encoded by the coding sequence ATGGCAGCGTTAAACGGTAAAAAGATTGTCTTGGGCATTAGCGGCGGTATCGCCGCCTATAAGAGCCCGGAAATTGTCAGGCGCCTTCGCGACAGAGGAGCTGACGTCCGAGTGGTGATGACAGAGGCCGCCAAGGCCTTTATTACGCCACTGACGCTTCAGGCCGTTTCCGGCCACCCTGTTGCCGACGATCTGTTAGATCCCGCCGCCGAAGCCGCCATGGGCCATATTGAACTTGGTAAATGGGCCGATCTGATACTGCTGGCACCGGCAACGGCAGATCTATTGGCTCGCCTGGCAGCGGGAATGGCTAACGATCTGGTGACGACTCTTTGTCTTGCCAGCGCCGCACCTATTGCTGTCGCTCCAGCAATGAATCAGCAGATGTATCGTGCTGTAGCCACTCAGGCCAACCTAAAAACTCTGTCTGCCCGTGGTGTACATATTTTAGAGCCGGACAGTGGAGCTCAGGCCTGTGGGGACATCGGGCCGGGAAGAATGCCTGACCCATTAGATCTCATCGCTCGCTGCGAAGCGCTGCTTTCAAAATCCGCTGATTTAGCTCATCTGAGCATTTTGCTTACCGCTGGCCCAACGCGAGAAGCGCTGGATCCCGTACGATTTATCACTAACCACAGCTCAGGGAAAATGGGCTATGCCATTGCTCGCGCTGCCGCCGCTCGCGGAGCTCACGTCACGCTGATAAGCGGCCCGGTTGAGCTTGCGCCGCCTCCCAATGTAACCGTAGTTAACGTTACCAGCGCGCTGGAAATGCGGGATGCGGTAATGTCTCGCGCTGCCGGTGAAAATATTTTTATTGCCTGCGCCGCCGTTGCCGACTATCGTGCGCAGCAGATTGCAGATGAGAAAATCAAAAAACAGGGCGACGAACTCACCCTGAAAATGATAAAAAATCCCGATATCGTGGCCGAAGTCGCCGCCATGGCGAGTGGGCGCCCCTTCGTTGTAGGGTTTGCCGCTGAAACGCAGAATGTGGAAGAATATGCGCGCTCCAAGCTGGTTCGCAAAAACCTTGACCTCATTTGTGCAAACGATGTATCGCGGCCGGGACAAGGATTTAACAGCGACAGTAATGCTCTGCATCTGTACTGGTCAAACGGCGAGACCCGCTTACCCTTAAGCGATAAGTCTCTGCTTGGTCAAAAACTGATGGACGAAATCGTCAAACGCTATGAAGAAAAAAATTGA